A single Streptomyces sp. 2114.4 DNA region contains:
- a CDS encoding styrene monooxygenase/indole monooxygenase family protein codes for MRKITIVGAGQAGLQLGIGLVDHGFDVTLVSNRTGDQIREGRVMSSQAMFGTALAHERNLGLDFWGDACPSIDGLGVSIADGQGGRALSFDARLDATARSIDQRVKMPLWMGEFARRGGRLELCEAGIEDLERYAAESDLVIVAAGKGEIAGLFERDPMRSPYDAPQRALALAYVNGMAPLPDRPGVSFNVIPGVGEYFTMPSLTTSGPCDIMFFEGIPGGPLDCFDGLAPDQQLAKFQELLRTYVPWEAERCTEVTLTDGNGTLAGRFAPTVRKPVATLPSGAQVLGLADVVVLNDPITGQGSNNASKCAASYLAALLDHGQHPYDAAFMQLAFGRFWDNAQSATVWTNAMLGAPPQHVLEIFGAASANPRIAARFVNGFDDPRDLFQWFMDPAAAKNYLAEQGA; via the coding sequence ATGCGCAAGATCACCATCGTCGGAGCCGGCCAGGCCGGTCTTCAGCTCGGCATCGGCCTGGTCGACCACGGTTTCGACGTCACCCTCGTGTCCAACCGCACCGGAGACCAGATCCGCGAGGGCCGGGTCATGTCCAGCCAGGCCATGTTCGGCACCGCGCTGGCCCACGAGCGCAATCTCGGCCTCGACTTCTGGGGCGACGCCTGCCCGTCGATCGACGGTCTCGGCGTGAGCATCGCCGACGGCCAGGGCGGCCGGGCGCTCTCCTTCGACGCCCGCCTCGATGCCACCGCGCGCTCCATCGACCAGCGCGTCAAAATGCCACTCTGGATGGGCGAGTTCGCGCGCCGCGGCGGCCGTCTGGAGCTCTGCGAGGCCGGCATCGAGGACCTGGAGCGCTATGCCGCCGAGTCCGACCTGGTAATCGTCGCGGCCGGCAAGGGCGAGATCGCCGGGCTGTTCGAGCGGGACCCCATGCGTTCCCCGTACGACGCTCCCCAGCGCGCGCTGGCCCTGGCGTACGTCAACGGCATGGCACCGCTGCCCGACCGCCCCGGCGTCAGCTTCAACGTCATCCCCGGTGTTGGTGAGTACTTCACCATGCCCAGCCTCACCACCAGCGGCCCCTGCGACATCATGTTCTTCGAGGGCATCCCGGGTGGCCCGCTCGACTGCTTCGACGGGCTCGCCCCCGACCAGCAGCTGGCGAAATTCCAGGAGCTGCTGCGGACGTACGTTCCGTGGGAGGCCGAGCGCTGCACCGAGGTCACGCTCACCGACGGGAACGGCACCCTCGCGGGCCGCTTCGCGCCGACCGTCCGCAAGCCCGTCGCCACGCTGCCCTCCGGCGCGCAGGTGCTCGGCCTCGCCGACGTCGTCGTCCTCAACGACCCGATCACCGGCCAGGGGTCCAACAACGCCTCGAAGTGCGCGGCCTCCTACCTCGCCGCCCTCCTGGACCACGGCCAGCACCCGTATGACGCCGCGTTCATGCAGCTCGCCTTCGGCCGCTTCTGGGACAACGCGCAGTCTGCCACCGTGTGGACCAACGCAATGCTCGGCGCCCCGCCGCAGCACGTCCTGGAGATCTTCGGCGCGGCGAGCGCCAACCCCCGTATCGCCGCCCGCTTCGTCAACGGCTTCGACGACCCCCGCGACCTGTTCCAGTGGTTCATGGACCCGGCCGCCGCGAAGAACTATCTGGCGGAGCAGGGCGCCTGA
- a CDS encoding styrene monooxygenase/indole monooxygenase family protein, which yields MRRIAVVGAGQAGAQLALGLQAHGYDVTLVTDREPDEIRRGPVMSSQCMFDTALQSERELGLHHWEDQAPDISGIALSLIGPHGTPDVSWRAPLEGPAHSVDQRVKCAAWIEQFADGGRGEIVLHEAGVNDLEWYARTHDLVVVSTGKGELSQLFPRNSELSPYDRPRRALALTYVTGTAPREGEDTVHYRLVPGVGEYISFPALTTTGPCDIMVFEGVPGGPMDCWDDIRTPEGHLTRSLEILHRFFPDEYERYRHARLTDSGGVLRGRLTPTVRHPVARLASGRHVLGMADAVVLNDPITGQGSNNAAQAATHYLDSILRHGSAEFTPQWMQRTFDNFWRGWGQWAVGWTNSLLDDLSPHHHDLLTAAAEIPSVAGALAAGFDDPRTLYRWWFEEAEAHRFLAEKRAQHAARFDGREMRRALGQYATGVTVVTARAPDGRNVGMTANSFTSVSLNPPLVLWCPGKNSPSLPDFTDASHFAVHILAADQHHLSRQFATPADDKFRGIPTTPGIAGTPLLDGAVARFQCRTVQRLDAGDHIIFLGEVEQYEADGGTPLVFHSGYYHVATKHPDL from the coding sequence ATGAGAAGGATCGCGGTGGTCGGGGCCGGGCAGGCGGGTGCCCAACTCGCCTTGGGACTCCAGGCACACGGCTATGACGTCACCTTGGTCACCGACCGCGAACCCGACGAGATACGTCGCGGCCCGGTCATGTCCAGCCAGTGCATGTTCGACACCGCGCTGCAGAGCGAGCGCGAACTCGGCCTGCACCACTGGGAGGACCAGGCCCCGGACATCTCCGGCATCGCGCTCTCTCTCATCGGTCCGCACGGCACTCCGGACGTCTCCTGGCGTGCCCCGCTGGAGGGGCCTGCCCACTCCGTCGACCAGCGGGTCAAGTGTGCCGCCTGGATCGAGCAGTTCGCGGACGGCGGCCGCGGCGAGATCGTGCTGCACGAGGCGGGCGTCAACGACCTCGAATGGTACGCCCGTACGCACGATCTCGTCGTGGTCTCCACAGGCAAGGGCGAGCTGAGTCAACTCTTCCCGCGCAACTCCGAACTCTCCCCGTACGACCGGCCGCGCCGTGCGCTGGCCCTGACGTACGTCACGGGGACGGCACCGCGGGAGGGGGAGGACACCGTCCACTACCGCCTGGTCCCCGGCGTCGGCGAATACATCTCCTTCCCCGCCCTCACCACCACAGGGCCCTGCGACATCATGGTCTTCGAAGGCGTCCCCGGCGGCCCGATGGACTGCTGGGACGACATCCGCACGCCTGAAGGCCACCTCACCCGCTCACTGGAAATCCTCCACCGGTTCTTCCCCGACGAATACGAGCGCTACCGGCACGCCCGGCTCACCGACAGCGGTGGCGTGTTGCGCGGCAGGCTCACTCCGACCGTCCGGCACCCCGTCGCCCGCCTGGCCTCCGGCCGGCATGTCCTCGGCATGGCCGACGCCGTCGTCCTCAACGACCCGATCACCGGCCAGGGTTCGAACAACGCTGCCCAGGCCGCGACCCACTACCTCGACAGCATCCTCCGCCACGGCAGCGCCGAATTCACTCCGCAGTGGATGCAGCGCACCTTCGACAACTTCTGGCGCGGCTGGGGTCAATGGGCCGTCGGCTGGACCAACTCCCTCCTGGACGACCTGAGTCCCCACCACCATGACCTCCTGACCGCGGCGGCCGAGATCCCCTCGGTCGCCGGCGCGCTCGCCGCCGGCTTCGACGACCCGCGCACCCTCTACCGCTGGTGGTTCGAGGAGGCCGAGGCCCACCGCTTCCTCGCCGAGAAGCGCGCCCAGCACGCCGCACGCTTCGACGGCCGCGAAATGCGCCGCGCGCTGGGCCAGTACGCGACGGGCGTGACCGTGGTGACGGCCCGCGCCCCCGACGGCCGCAACGTCGGCATGACCGCGAACTCCTTCACCTCCGTCTCGCTGAACCCGCCCCTCGTCCTGTGGTGCCCCGGCAAAAACAGCCCGAGCCTCCCGGACTTCACCGACGCCTCGCACTTCGCCGTCCACATACTGGCCGCCGACCAACACCACCTGTCCCGCCAGTTCGCCACCCCCGCCGACGACAAATTCCGCGGCATCCCCACCACCCCCGGCATCGCCGGCACCCCCCTTCTGGACGGTGCGGTCGCCCGCTTCCAATGCCGCACCGTCCAACGCCTCGACGCCGGCGACCACATCATCTTCCTCGGCGAGGTCGAACAGTACGAGGCCGACGGCGGCACTCCTCTGGTGTTCCACTCGGGGTACTACCACGTGGCGACGAAGCATCCAGATCTGTGA
- a CDS encoding DUF2993 domain-containing protein: MVAMLSNEPSADSTARVPASRAPQDGPASNDQGPDEPLARGGEGPDASSTQDKAAGPDSGTDTGAGPDNEKEHPRVPGRKPRRIVRRTAKVVVALAVVLAFLALGDRWAVLYAENLAAQQVQKALKLRAEPEVHIDSVPFIGQVLAGDIDHVEVDVPDVDAGPVSVAQVKGTVDDIRIVGSLPSSVKGAVLSRVHGDVLLDFKDLNREVGASQIHLRPGPGKNTVLAGGDLPVGDKQAQVRGRAQLQRTGDRGLRMTVRDTRVVVPGLLTYVPGKGGGLQLTAPVADKLDEGELQQATGQHVSPQRMMKGRVLDTLVDHPSLLQPTGIDPSLIQRLQKLREPKVAQQMEFSAQLPDNLPGDIRLRDISVTKTGIRAELTGTDVRVG; encoded by the coding sequence ATGGTGGCGATGCTCTCCAACGAACCTTCCGCAGACTCCACGGCGCGGGTACCGGCGAGCCGTGCCCCACAGGACGGCCCGGCCTCGAACGACCAGGGCCCGGACGAGCCGTTGGCCCGGGGCGGCGAAGGGCCTGACGCCTCGTCGACCCAGGACAAGGCCGCCGGCCCCGACTCCGGTACAGACACCGGGGCCGGCCCCGACAACGAGAAGGAGCACCCGCGGGTGCCCGGGCGCAAGCCGCGTCGGATCGTGCGGAGGACCGCGAAGGTGGTCGTCGCGCTGGCCGTCGTTCTTGCGTTTCTTGCGCTCGGTGACCGGTGGGCCGTGCTCTACGCGGAGAACCTGGCGGCGCAGCAGGTGCAGAAGGCGCTGAAGCTGCGCGCCGAGCCCGAGGTGCACATCGACAGCGTCCCGTTCATCGGGCAGGTCCTCGCGGGCGACATCGACCACGTCGAGGTCGACGTCCCCGATGTCGACGCCGGGCCGGTCTCCGTCGCGCAGGTGAAGGGGACGGTGGACGACATCCGGATCGTCGGCAGCCTGCCGTCCTCGGTCAAGGGCGCGGTGCTGAGCCGGGTGCACGGTGACGTCCTGCTGGACTTCAAGGACCTGAACCGCGAAGTCGGCGCGTCGCAGATCCACTTGAGGCCCGGCCCCGGGAAGAACACGGTGCTGGCCGGCGGCGACCTGCCGGTGGGCGACAAGCAGGCTCAGGTCCGGGGGCGTGCGCAGTTGCAGCGCACCGGGGACCGCGGTCTGCGCATGACCGTGCGGGACACGCGCGTGGTGGTGCCCGGCCTGCTCACGTACGTACCGGGCAAGGGCGGGGGCTTGCAGCTGACCGCACCCGTCGCCGACAAGCTGGACGAGGGTGAGCTGCAACAGGCGACCGGGCAGCACGTCAGTCCGCAGCGGATGATGAAGGGCCGCGTGCTGGACACACTCGTGGACCATCCCTCGCTGCTCCAGCCCACCGGCATCGATCCCTCGCTCATCCAGCGCCTGCAGAAGCTCCGGGAGCCGAAGGTCGCGCAGCAGATGGAGTTCTCCGCTCAGCTGCCGGACAACCTGCCGGGCGACATCCGGCTGCGCGACATCTCCGTGACGAAGACCGGCATTCGGGCGGAGCTGACCGGCACGGATGTACGGGTGGGCTGA
- a CDS encoding DUF1254 domain-containing protein produces MNATRRLCRWGAAAGAGAALLALSAPPVTAAQAGTAHPAPAAATTADAVKAYVYGYPLVLARATEQASTNVRKPDPATLRAPVNQFAKADRAPGPEFHTVVAPNVDTLYTSAWLDLKKGPIVLHVPNTKGRYFMMPMLNAWTDVFASPGTRTTGSSAGDFAITGPGWHGRLPAGVKQIKSPTQTAWIIGRTQFNGPSDLPAAKALVRHYTLEPLRDHGHHHTPPPGHVDPKVPATSPAARVAGMDAQTFFSQLASSMATNPPAKKDARMVATLARLGIVPGRPFDINAKGPATAQALRQAVPAAQKRIRAALATSGNDVNGWRVSLHLGDYGTHYLLRATTAWQGLGANRPQDAVYPIVRTDSRGKPLTGTKRYVLHFAPGQTPPVKAFWSLTMYDPDGFLVRNPIHRYEVGHAVKPTRNPDGSTDIYIQHDAPAGKQSNWLPAPSGRFSMILRMYRPKAGVLDGTWSPPAVTRAH; encoded by the coding sequence ATGAACGCAACGCGACGACTTTGCCGCTGGGGCGCCGCCGCCGGTGCGGGGGCGGCCCTGCTCGCCCTGTCCGCCCCGCCGGTGACAGCGGCCCAGGCGGGCACGGCACACCCCGCGCCCGCTGCCGCCACCACCGCCGACGCGGTCAAGGCCTACGTCTACGGCTACCCATTGGTCCTGGCGCGGGCCACCGAGCAGGCGTCCACCAACGTCCGCAAGCCCGACCCGGCGACCCTGCGGGCACCGGTGAACCAGTTCGCCAAGGCGGACAGAGCTCCCGGCCCGGAGTTCCACACCGTGGTGGCCCCCAACGTCGACACCCTGTACACCTCGGCGTGGCTGGACCTGAAGAAGGGGCCGATCGTGCTCCATGTGCCCAACACCAAGGGCCGGTACTTCATGATGCCCATGCTCAACGCCTGGACCGACGTCTTCGCCTCCCCGGGAACCCGCACCACCGGCAGCTCGGCGGGCGACTTCGCCATCACCGGCCCGGGCTGGCACGGCCGGCTGCCCGCCGGAGTCAAGCAGATCAAGTCGCCCACCCAGACCGCGTGGATCATCGGCCGGACCCAGTTCAACGGCCCCTCCGACCTGCCCGCGGCCAAGGCCCTGGTCCGCCACTACACCCTCGAACCACTCCGCGACCACGGCCACCACCACACACCGCCGCCGGGCCATGTCGACCCGAAGGTCCCCGCCACCTCGCCGGCCGCCCGCGTCGCCGGCATGGACGCGCAGACCTTCTTCTCCCAGCTCGCTTCGTCCATGGCCACCAACCCGCCCGCGAAGAAGGACGCGCGCATGGTGGCCACCCTGGCCCGCCTGGGCATCGTCCCCGGTCGGCCGTTCGACATCAACGCCAAGGGCCCTGCCACGGCACAAGCCCTGCGCCAGGCCGTACCCGCCGCCCAGAAGCGGATCCGCGCCGCGCTCGCCACGTCCGGAAACGATGTGAACGGCTGGCGCGTCTCGCTCCACCTGGGCGACTACGGCACCCATTACCTGCTGCGCGCGACCACCGCCTGGCAAGGGCTGGGCGCCAACCGCCCTCAGGACGCCGTCTACCCGATCGTCCGCACCGACAGTCGGGGCAAGCCGCTGACCGGAACCAAGCGGTACGTCCTCCACTTCGCACCGGGGCAAACCCCGCCGGTGAAGGCCTTCTGGTCCCTCACCATGTACGACCCGGACGGCTTCCTGGTCCGCAACCCGATCCACCGCTACGAGGTCGGCCACGCCGTCAAGCCGACCCGCAACCCCGACGGTTCCACGGACATCTACATCCAGCACGACGCACCGGCAGGCAAACAGTCCAACTGGCTGCCCGCACCGAGCGGCCGGTTCTCCATGATCCTGCGCATGTACCGGCCCAAGGCCGGTGTCCTCGACGGCACCTGGTCCCCGCCCGCGGTCACCAGGGCCCACTGA
- a CDS encoding CdaR family transcriptional regulator, translating into MSQCSASPAEAPEPGEDIREQVVRMVTRLEPRINQLARLVVERQRAEVPGFDRLPDDMQDLEIASAARHTFRGFLRSVQGLADTDAEVLRERATQRAAEGVHLTGLLRAYHVGAEVVADALCAAARPGEEAALLWLTRRLFTMVNSLAEQAAEAYLLGLADQQAAGRELAAALLRGDAPQEMAARCGLPLEPGYLVLSVRAPEPQEPVAARRLLHQVLVRLAPAADGRALSLPNEQGGHILLPLGTPHADLVRHLSTGLSRPVIAGAALAATPGDVPAAAEQAHRIAAIARSPGVHRLQDVLLDYHLAGSEDSAAELAALLDPLDGHAGLVEAVAAFLDCDLDRRRTARALRVHPNTVDNRLARAAQLTGLDPHTTHGVQLFGAALTLRRLAAGATTGLLGG; encoded by the coding sequence GTGTCACAATGCAGCGCGTCGCCGGCCGAGGCCCCGGAACCGGGCGAGGACATCCGCGAGCAGGTGGTCCGGATGGTCACCCGTCTCGAACCCCGAATCAACCAACTGGCCAGACTGGTCGTCGAGCGCCAGCGGGCCGAGGTACCCGGCTTCGACCGTCTCCCGGACGACATGCAGGATCTGGAGATCGCCTCGGCCGCCCGCCACACGTTCCGCGGTTTCCTCCGCAGCGTGCAGGGCCTCGCGGACACCGACGCCGAGGTGCTCCGGGAACGCGCCACCCAGCGCGCCGCGGAAGGCGTCCATCTGACCGGGCTGCTCCGGGCGTATCACGTCGGCGCCGAGGTGGTGGCGGACGCGCTCTGCGCCGCCGCCCGCCCCGGGGAAGAGGCCGCCCTGCTGTGGCTCACCCGCCGGCTGTTCACCATGGTCAATTCCCTTGCCGAGCAGGCCGCCGAGGCATACCTGCTGGGACTGGCCGACCAGCAGGCGGCGGGACGGGAACTGGCCGCGGCACTGCTCCGCGGTGACGCGCCGCAGGAGATGGCCGCCCGGTGCGGACTCCCACTCGAACCCGGCTACCTCGTCCTCAGCGTCCGCGCCCCGGAGCCCCAGGAGCCGGTGGCCGCGCGACGACTCCTCCACCAGGTCCTGGTCCGGCTCGCGCCCGCCGCGGACGGCCGAGCGCTCAGCCTGCCGAACGAACAGGGCGGCCATATCCTGCTGCCCCTCGGCACACCCCACGCCGACCTCGTCCGGCACCTGTCCACCGGCCTGTCCCGCCCGGTGATCGCGGGGGCCGCCCTCGCGGCCACGCCGGGGGACGTCCCCGCAGCCGCGGAGCAGGCGCACCGGATCGCCGCCATCGCCCGCTCCCCCGGCGTGCACCGGCTCCAGGACGTACTGCTCGATTACCATCTGGCCGGGTCCGAGGACAGCGCCGCCGAACTGGCCGCGCTTCTCGACCCGTTGGACGGCCATGCCGGTCTGGTCGAGGCCGTCGCCGCCTTCCTCGACTGCGACCTCGACCGACGCCGCACGGCCCGGGCGCTCAGGGTCCACCCCAACACCGTCGACAACCGCCTCGCCCGAGCCGCCCAACTCACCGGCCTGGACCCGCACACCACACACGGCGTACAGCTCTTCGGTGCGGCCCTCACTCTGCGCCGGCTCGCTGCGGGCGCTACAACCGGCTTACTGGGCGGCTGA